One window of Suricata suricatta isolate VVHF042 chromosome 6, meerkat_22Aug2017_6uvM2_HiC, whole genome shotgun sequence genomic DNA carries:
- the RXFP3 gene encoding relaxin-3 receptor 1, translating to MTVTMNKEAGGDELAKLFSMIPYFLQEANTSGNASLQLQDLWWDLGLELPDGAALGHPPGTGGTESADTEAQVRVLISVVYWVVCALGLTGNLLVLYLMKSKQGWRKSSINLFVTNLALTDFQFVLTLPFWAVENALDFKWPFGKAICKIVSIVTSMNMYASVFFLTSMSVARYHSVASALKNHRTRGHGRCDCCGKSLGGSCCFSAKALCVLIWASAALASLPNAIFSTTIKVMDEELCLVRFPDKLLGGDRQFWLGLYHLQKVLLGFVLPLCIISLCYLLLVRFISDRRVAGTEGGASAARGSLAAASARRRSKVTKSVTIVVLSFFLCWLPNQALTTWSILIKFNAVPFSQEYFLCQVYAFPVSVCLAHSNSCLNPVLYCLVRREFRKALKSLLWRIASPSLTSMRPFTATTKPEPEDQGLQALAPLHPTAEPDLVYYPPGVVVYSGGRYDLLPSSSAY from the coding sequence ATGACAGTCACCATGAATAAGGAGGCTGGCGGAGACGAGCTCGCAAAACTCTTCAGTATGATCCCGTACTTTCTGCAGGAGGCCAACACCAGCGGCAACGCGTCACTGCAGCTCCAGGACCTGTGGTGGGATCTGGGGCTAGAGTTGCCTGATGGCGCAGCGCTCGGGCATCCCCCGGGCACCGGCGGGACGGAAAGCGCAGACACCGAGGCCCAGGTGCGAGTCCTCATCAGCGTGGTGTACTGGGTGGTTTGCGCGCTAGGGCTGACCGGCAACCTGCTGGTGCTCTACCTGATGAAGAGTAAGCAGGGGTGGCGCAAGTCCTCCATCAACCTCTTCGTCACCAACCTGGCGCTGACGGACTTTCAATTCGTACTCACCCTGCCCTTCTGGGCGGTGGAAAACGCTCTGGACTTCAAATGGCCTTTCGGCAAGGCCATATGTAAGATCGTATCCATAGTAACGTCCATGAACATGTATGCCAGCGTCTTCTTCCTCACCTCTATGAGCGTGGCACGCTACCACTCGGTGGCCTCGGCTCTTAAGAACCACAGGACCCGAGGACACGGCCGGTGCGACTGCTGCGGCAAAAGTTTGGGGGGCAGCTGCTGCTTCTCAGCCAAAGCACTGTGCGTATTGATCTGGGCCTCCGCCGCGCTGGCTTCGCTGCCCAATGCCATCTTCTCCACCACTATCAAGGTGATGGACGAGGAGCTGTGCCTGGTGCGCTTCCCGGACAAGTTGCTGGGTGGCGACAGACAGTTCTGGCTGGGCCTCTACCACTTGCAGAAGGTGCTGCTAGGCTTCGTGCTGCCGCTGTGTATCATCAGCCTGTGCTATCTACTGCTGGTGCGCTTCATCTCCGATCGCCGGGTGGCGGGGACCGAAGGAGGGGCCTCAGCTGCCCGGGGCAGCTTGGCCGCAGCCAGCGCCCGGAGACGGTCCAAAGTCACCAAATCAGTGACCATCGTGGTCCTATCCTTCTTCTTGTGTTGGCTACCCAACCAGGCCCTCACCACCTGGAGCATCCTCATCAAGTTCAACGCGGTGCCCTTCAGCCAAGAGTATTTCCTTTGCCAGGTATACGCGTTCCCGGTGAGTGTGTGCCTGGCTCATTCCAACAGCTGTCTCAACCCCGTCCTCTACTGCCTCGTACGCCGCGAGTTCCGCAAAGCGCTCAAGAGTCTGCTGTGGCGCATCGCGTCGCCTTCTCTCACAAGCATGCGCCCTTTCACCGCCACCACCAAGCCAGAGCCCGAAGATCAGGGGCTGCAGGCCCTGGCACCTCTCCACCCGACCGCGGAGCCTGACCTGGTCTACTACCCGCCTGGCGTGGTGGTCTACAGTGGGGGGCGCTACGACCTGCTGCCCAGCAGCTCCGCCTACTGA